From Triticum aestivum cultivar Chinese Spring chromosome 4A, IWGSC CS RefSeq v2.1, whole genome shotgun sequence, a single genomic window includes:
- the LOC123084436 gene encoding MLO-like protein 1 — translation MAGGAGGGRAAEITLERTPTWIVASVCSIIVLISLLFERLLHRLGKRLTKGRRKPLYEALLKVKEELMLLGFISLLLTVFQGATQKICVRESLMHHLLPCPRAGARAAKAAQHYQMIRHVEEFKFIKNHFRGHGKRWEIFGWLRSFFKQFYGSVTEEDYTTLLLGFVMKHSKGHPKFNFYSYMNRALEGDFKKVVGISWYLWAMLMIFLLLNVHGWYVYIWISVAPFVLLLVVGSKLEHIITELAIDVAQKNTAIEGELVVALSDEFFWLHRPKLVLLLIRIILFQNAFEIAFFFWLLVTYGFKSCIIGKPAYVIARLVISVISQLLCGYNTLPLYALISQMGGSFKKAMFDESISEGLTNWAQKARKRNRMTTPSVGDNSPVGEGIQMTNDC, via the exons ATGGCCGGAGGGGccggcggcggcagggcggcggagATAACGCTGGAGCGCACGCCGACATGGATCGTGGCGTCCGTGTGCTCCATCATCGTCCTCATCTCCCTGCTCTTCGAGCGCCTGCTCCACCGCCTCGGCAAG AGGCTAACAAAGGGCCGCCGGAAGCCGCTGTACGAGGCCCTGCTCAAGGTCAAAGAAG AGCTGATGCTGCTGGGCTTCATCTCCCTGCTGCTCACCGTGTTCCAGGGCGCCACGCAGAAGATATGCGTCCGGGAGAGCCTGATGCACCACCTCCTGCCGTGTCCGCGCGCCGGCGCCCGTGCCGCCAAGGCTGCGCAGCACTAC CAAATGATCAGACATGTGGAGGAATTCAAATTTATCAAAAATCACTTCAGAGGTCATGGAAAACGATGGGAAATATTCGGTTGGCTG CGTTCTTTTTTCAAACAATTTTATGGGTCAGTCACCGAGGAGGACTACACAACCCTGCTACTTGGCTTTGTCATG AAACACAGCAAGGGGCATCCAAAATTTAACTTTTACAGTTatatgaatagagcactagaaggGGATTTCAAGAAAGTTGTTGGCATAAG CTGGTACCTTTGGGCTATGTTGATGATATTCCTGCTACTGAATGTTCATG GATGGTATGTCTACATTTGGATATCGGTTGCACCATTCGTT TTGCTACTTGTGGTCGGAAGTAAGCTGGAGCATATTATCACGGAGCTAGCTATTGACGTTGCCCAGAAGAATACTGCAATAGAAGGGGAGCTAGTTGTAGCTCTTTCAGATGAATTCTTTTGGCTCCATCGGCCTAAACTAGTCCTTCTATTGATCCGTATCATCTTGTTCCAAAATGCATTTGAGATTGCATTTTTCTTCTGGCTGCTG GTAACATATGGATTTAAATCATGTATTATTGGAAAACCAGCATATGTTATTGCTCGTCTGGTGATAAG TGTCATCAGCCAACTCCTATGTGGATACAACACCCTCCCTCTATATGCTCTCATATCTCAA ATGGGAGGTTCGTTTAAGAAAGCCATGTTCGATGAAAGTATATCTGAAGGCCTCACCAATTGGGCTCAAAAGGCTAGGAAGCGTAATAGAATGACAACACCAAGTGTTGGTGACAATTCACCCGTTGGTGAGGGAATTCAAATGACAAATGACTGCTAG